In Candidatus Methylomirabilota bacterium, a single genomic region encodes these proteins:
- a CDS encoding DUF2007 domain-containing protein, whose product MRRRGKVIPFPGTRRPEPESGFIELCRCANQLEAMVVRSLLESEGIQVVMRSRLAQSVHPFSVGDQGEIVILVPIDQADPARAITSRT is encoded by the coding sequence ATGAGGCGGCGGGGCAAGGTCATCCCCTTTCCCGGGACGCGGCGGCCGGAGCCGGAGTCCGGCTTCATCGAGCTGTGCCGCTGCGCCAATCAGCTGGAGGCGATGGTCGTGCGCAGCCTCCTCGAGAGCGAGGGCATCCAGGTGGTGATGCGCAGTCGTCTCGCGCAGTCCGTGCATCCCTTCAGCGTCGGCGATCAGGGCGAGATCGTGATCCTCGTGCCAATCGACCAGGCCGATCCCGCCCGCGCCATCACCTCGCGCACCTAG
- a CDS encoding TatD family hydrolase: MTFFDTHAHLHFPDFADDLEAVLDRARAAGVRGMVTIGTDRDTNRTVVELARRLPDVWSTVGIHPHDAAEATEADFEEMERLARSEAKVVGLGEMGLDFFRNLSPREVQEKVFRRQLGMARAVGKPVVIHCRDAHAEILGILVDEKVGETGGVMHCFSGDVEMARRCLDLGLFISLAGPVTYKNARALPDVARFVPEDQLVVETDCPYLPPTPHRGQRNEPAYVALTAGRIAELRGVDSAELGETTTRNAARLFRLRID; this comes from the coding sequence ATGACCTTCTTCGACACTCACGCGCATCTGCATTTCCCCGACTTCGCCGACGACCTCGAGGCCGTGCTCGATCGAGCCCGCGCCGCGGGAGTGCGCGGCATGGTGACGATCGGCACCGATCGCGACACCAACCGCACGGTGGTGGAGCTGGCCCGGCGGCTGCCCGACGTCTGGTCGACGGTGGGGATCCATCCTCACGACGCGGCCGAGGCCACCGAGGCGGACTTCGAAGAGATGGAGCGACTCGCGCGCTCCGAGGCCAAGGTCGTCGGCTTGGGCGAGATGGGGCTCGACTTCTTCCGCAATCTGTCGCCCAGGGAAGTCCAGGAGAAAGTCTTCCGCCGCCAGCTGGGAATGGCGCGGGCTGTCGGCAAGCCCGTGGTCATCCACTGCCGGGATGCCCACGCGGAGATCCTGGGCATTCTCGTCGACGAGAAAGTCGGAGAGACGGGCGGGGTCATGCACTGCTTCTCGGGCGACGTCGAGATGGCCAGGCGCTGTCTCGACCTGGGGTTGTTCATCTCGCTGGCGGGCCCGGTCACTTACAAGAACGCGCGCGCTTTGCCGGACGTGGCGCGCTTCGTGCCCGAGGACCAGCTCGTGGTGGAGACCGATTGTCCTTACCTGCCCCCGACGCCTCACCGAGGCCAGCGCAATGAGCCGGCCTATGTCGCGCTCACCGCGGGCAGGATCGCCGAGCTGCGAGGGGTCGATTCAGCCGAGCTGGGCGAGACCACGACGCGGAATGCCGCGCGGCTCTTCCGCCTCCGCATCGACTAA
- a CDS encoding DUF5924 family protein, with the protein MVAIPFLRWVKRWGVSIFSLGLGLATLFVFRRGLPHVGWIVGYLLLLWLLVLVVAELRAPLEAKRQRLVVDAVDYVIQSLYHGLLLFVLPAYWASVTLDSINVIFLVAVVAGALVTAVDPWYAAIVHPRPWLNQLLLGFSFFAALNVALPLLRIKPIFALEGAAALSLLAMTPVFRDRGALTWPRAHSRAVALAVVAMVAVWFGRTAVPPAPLFVARATVARDVSMLEPLEPVSSPIPASSVAIWGGLTAYTAVYAPAGLEQAISHRWWKDGRLIGIAPLSPVRGGRKEGFRTYSKKTDLKPPYQGRYHVDVVTASGQLIGRLRFTVRP; encoded by the coding sequence ATGGTGGCCATACCGTTCCTCCGCTGGGTGAAGCGCTGGGGCGTCTCGATCTTCTCGCTCGGCCTTGGTCTGGCCACCCTCTTCGTCTTCCGCCGCGGATTACCGCACGTGGGCTGGATCGTCGGCTACCTGCTGCTCCTGTGGCTGCTCGTCCTCGTGGTGGCCGAGCTCCGAGCGCCCCTCGAGGCCAAGCGCCAGCGCCTCGTCGTGGATGCCGTCGACTACGTCATTCAGTCCCTCTATCACGGTCTCCTTCTCTTCGTGCTGCCCGCCTACTGGGCGAGCGTGACGCTGGACTCGATCAATGTGATCTTTCTCGTTGCCGTGGTGGCGGGAGCGCTCGTCACGGCCGTCGATCCCTGGTACGCGGCCATCGTGCATCCGCGACCCTGGCTCAATCAGCTCCTGCTCGGCTTCTCGTTCTTCGCCGCCCTCAACGTGGCGCTGCCCCTCCTGCGCATCAAGCCCATCTTCGCCCTCGAGGGCGCCGCCGCGCTCTCGCTCCTGGCCATGACCCCGGTGTTCCGCGACCGCGGCGCCCTGACATGGCCGCGGGCGCACAGCCGGGCCGTGGCCCTCGCCGTGGTGGCCATGGTCGCGGTGTGGTTCGGGCGCACGGCCGTGCCGCCGGCGCCGCTCTTCGTCGCGCGTGCCACGGTGGCCCGCGATGTCAGCATGCTCGAGCCGCTGGAGCCCGTGTCGAGCCCAATCCCCGCGTCCTCGGTGGCGATATGGGGCGGCCTGACCGCGTATACGGCCGTGTATGCGCCGGCCGGTCTCGAGCAGGCCATCAGCCACCGGTGGTGGAAGGATGGCCGGCTGATCGGGATCGCGCCGCTCTCGCCGGTGCGGGGCGGTCGCAAGGAAGGCTTCCGCACCTACTCGAAGAAGACGGACCTGAAGCCCCCTTATCAAGGCCGCTACCACGTCGACGTCGTGACGGCCTCGGGCCAGCTCATCGGTCGCCTCAGATTCACCGTCAGACCATAG
- a CDS encoding branched-chain amino acid ABC transporter permease — MAVSRALLAALVLALVGAPWLVSGYQRSLLLAILADVALAVSWAFFSGPTRYLSLATGAFFGAGAYTTAVVGGRLAWPLPVLAGAAVGGAMALVVGALALRLRGPYFAVFTFGLAELAKHTLIWYETRVTGTVGRLLLSPPGPWTLYYTVLALAGLAVVTALVLRRTRWGYALIGIGEDEERALTLGIDTTRVKIGTFALSAAFMGAVGAAMAPRWTYLDPQVFNPLVSFQTVIMALVGGATTVAGPALGAAFLGLVSELFLLRFRYLYMLALGLTLIAVVVAFPSGLAGIGRRDHRGGQH, encoded by the coding sequence TTGGCCGTTAGTCGCGCGCTGCTCGCCGCCCTGGTCCTGGCCCTGGTCGGCGCGCCCTGGCTCGTGTCCGGCTATCAGCGCTCCCTGCTCCTGGCCATCCTGGCCGACGTCGCTCTTGCCGTGTCGTGGGCGTTCTTTTCCGGACCCACCCGCTATCTCTCGCTGGCCACCGGGGCCTTCTTCGGCGCCGGCGCCTATACGACGGCCGTGGTGGGAGGACGGCTGGCCTGGCCCCTTCCCGTGCTGGCCGGGGCGGCGGTGGGCGGCGCCATGGCGCTCGTGGTCGGCGCCCTCGCTCTCCGTCTGCGCGGCCCGTACTTCGCGGTCTTCACCTTCGGCCTGGCCGAGCTCGCCAAGCACACATTGATCTGGTACGAGACGCGCGTGACGGGCACGGTGGGGCGGCTGCTCCTCTCTCCACCGGGGCCGTGGACCCTCTACTACACGGTGCTGGCCCTGGCGGGGCTCGCGGTGGTGACCGCGCTTGTCCTGCGCCGTACCCGGTGGGGATACGCGCTCATCGGGATCGGGGAGGACGAAGAGCGCGCCTTGACCCTGGGGATCGACACGACGCGGGTCAAGATCGGGACCTTCGCGCTTAGCGCCGCCTTCATGGGCGCGGTGGGGGCAGCCATGGCGCCGCGCTGGACCTACCTCGATCCGCAGGTCTTCAACCCGTTGGTGTCATTCCAGACGGTGATCATGGCGCTGGTCGGCGGGGCCACCACCGTGGCGGGGCCCGCCCTCGGGGCCGCCTTCCTGGGGCTGGTCTCGGAGCTCTTCCTCCTCAGGTTTCGCTATCTCTACATGCTCGCGCTGGGGCTGACGCTCATTGCGGTGGTCGTGGCATTTCCGTCCGGTCTGGCCGGCATCGGGCGGCGGGATCATCGGGGCGGTCAGCACTGA